In Bubalus kerabau isolate K-KA32 ecotype Philippines breed swamp buffalo chromosome 4, PCC_UOA_SB_1v2, whole genome shotgun sequence, one DNA window encodes the following:
- the CD300LG gene encoding CMRF35-like molecule 9 isoform X7, translated as MRPLLMLWGCLVLPGYGSVVDPKEISGFEGDTVSLQCTYEEQLKKNQKYWCREAGLFISRCTGTVFSGEYGQEGRVSVHDNPQENRFTVILRNLTLKDMGKYWCGVKRLGFDKTMSVSLLVFPGISQPATQLDSTSTQDTSFVPSSSSKSRVSIPLIRILAPVLVLLALLLATGLAALGNYMFQRREKAQLASETQKKDKIHLSHLTSEDDEASWRDPKGDMTPASTLPMSGDEPGFSKFSSV; from the exons GTTACGGATCGGTGGTGGACCCGAAGGAGATCAGTGGCTTCGAAGGTGACACCGTGTCCCTGCAATGCACCTATGAGGAGCAGCTAAAGAAGAACCAGAAGTACTGGTGCCGCGAGGCTGGGCTCTTCATCTCCCGCTGCACTGGGactgtcttctctggagaatacGGCCAGGAAGGAAGGGTGTCGGTCCACGACAACCCGCAGGAGAACAGGTTCACGGTCATCCTGAGGAACCTCACCCTGAAGGACATGGGGAAGTACTGGTGTGGGGTCAAAAGACTGGGCTTCGATAAGACTATGTCAGTCTCTCTGCTTGTCTTTCCAG GGATCTCCCAGCCAGCCACACAACTGGACTCCACCTCAACACAGGACACCAGTTTTGTCCCCAGCAGCAGCTCCAAGTCCAG GGTGTCCATCCCACTGATCCGGATCTTGGCCCCAGTCCTGGTGCTGCTAGCCCTTCTGCTGGCCACAGGCCTGGCCGCCCTCGGCAACTACATGTTTCAACGGAGAGAAAAAG cTCAACTGGCCTCGGAGACACAGAAGAAGGACAAGATCCATCTCTCCCACTTG ACTTCAGAAGATGACGAAGCCTCTTGGCGGGACCCTAAGGGAGACATGACCCCAGCCTCTACCCTCCCCATGTCGGGGGACGAGCCGGGCTTTTCAAAGTTCAGCTCAGTCTAG
- the CD300LG gene encoding CMRF35-like molecule 9 isoform X3, translating into MRPLLMLWGCLVLPGYGSVVDPKEISGFEGDTVSLQCTYEEQLKKNQKYWCREAGLFISRCTGTVFSGEYGQEGRVSVHDNPQENRFTVILRNLTLKDMGKYWCGVKRLGFDKTMSVSLLVFPGISQPATQLDSTSTQDTSFVPSSSSKSRVSIPLIRILAPVLVLLALLLATGLAALGNYMFQRREKAQLASETQKKDKIHLSHLALGNSWVPESAVIKLAEPTGPPASPEPSASSNTEIWCLSQTSEDDEASWRDPKGDMTPASTLPMSGDEPGFSKFSSV; encoded by the exons GTTACGGATCGGTGGTGGACCCGAAGGAGATCAGTGGCTTCGAAGGTGACACCGTGTCCCTGCAATGCACCTATGAGGAGCAGCTAAAGAAGAACCAGAAGTACTGGTGCCGCGAGGCTGGGCTCTTCATCTCCCGCTGCACTGGGactgtcttctctggagaatacGGCCAGGAAGGAAGGGTGTCGGTCCACGACAACCCGCAGGAGAACAGGTTCACGGTCATCCTGAGGAACCTCACCCTGAAGGACATGGGGAAGTACTGGTGTGGGGTCAAAAGACTGGGCTTCGATAAGACTATGTCAGTCTCTCTGCTTGTCTTTCCAG GGATCTCCCAGCCAGCCACACAACTGGACTCCACCTCAACACAGGACACCAGTTTTGTCCCCAGCAGCAGCTCCAAGTCCAG GGTGTCCATCCCACTGATCCGGATCTTGGCCCCAGTCCTGGTGCTGCTAGCCCTTCTGCTGGCCACAGGCCTGGCCGCCCTCGGCAACTACATGTTTCAACGGAGAGAAAAAG cTCAACTGGCCTCGGAGACACAGAAGAAGGACAAGATCCATCTCTCCCACTTG GCGCTGGGGAACAGCTGGGTCCCGGAGTCCGCTGTGATCAAGCTTGCAGAGCCCACTGGGCCTCCTGCCAGCCCCGAGCCCTCCGCCAGCTCCAACACGGAGATCTGGTGCCTGAGCCAG ACTTCAGAAGATGACGAAGCCTCTTGGCGGGACCCTAAGGGAGACATGACCCCAGCCTCTACCCTCCCCATGTCGGGGGACGAGCCGGGCTTTTCAAAGTTCAGCTCAGTCTAG
- the CD300LG gene encoding CMRF35-like molecule 9 isoform X2: MRPLLMLWGCLVLPGYGSVVDPKEISGFEGDTVSLQCTYEEQLKKNQKYWCREAGLFISRCTGTVFSGEYGQEGRVSVHDNPQENRFTVILRNLTLKDMGKYWCGVKRLGFDKTMSVSLLVFPGTSLHSATSPPAGISQPATQLDSTSTQDTSFVPSSSSKSRVSIPLIRILAPVLVLLALLLATGLAALGNYMFQRREKAQLASETQKKDKIHLSHLALGNSWVPESAVIKLAEPTGPPASPEPSASSNTEIWCLSQTSEDDEASWRDPKGDMTPASTLPMSGDEPGFSKFSSV, translated from the exons GTTACGGATCGGTGGTGGACCCGAAGGAGATCAGTGGCTTCGAAGGTGACACCGTGTCCCTGCAATGCACCTATGAGGAGCAGCTAAAGAAGAACCAGAAGTACTGGTGCCGCGAGGCTGGGCTCTTCATCTCCCGCTGCACTGGGactgtcttctctggagaatacGGCCAGGAAGGAAGGGTGTCGGTCCACGACAACCCGCAGGAGAACAGGTTCACGGTCATCCTGAGGAACCTCACCCTGAAGGACATGGGGAAGTACTGGTGTGGGGTCAAAAGACTGGGCTTCGATAAGACTATGTCAGTCTCTCTGCTTGTCTTTCCAG GGACCTCTCTTCACTCAGCAACCTCTCCTCCTGCAGGGATCTCCCAGCCAGCCACACAACTGGACTCCACCTCAACACAGGACACCAGTTTTGTCCCCAGCAGCAGCTCCAAGTCCAG GGTGTCCATCCCACTGATCCGGATCTTGGCCCCAGTCCTGGTGCTGCTAGCCCTTCTGCTGGCCACAGGCCTGGCCGCCCTCGGCAACTACATGTTTCAACGGAGAGAAAAAG cTCAACTGGCCTCGGAGACACAGAAGAAGGACAAGATCCATCTCTCCCACTTG GCGCTGGGGAACAGCTGGGTCCCGGAGTCCGCTGTGATCAAGCTTGCAGAGCCCACTGGGCCTCCTGCCAGCCCCGAGCCCTCCGCCAGCTCCAACACGGAGATCTGGTGCCTGAGCCAG ACTTCAGAAGATGACGAAGCCTCTTGGCGGGACCCTAAGGGAGACATGACCCCAGCCTCTACCCTCCCCATGTCGGGGGACGAGCCGGGCTTTTCAAAGTTCAGCTCAGTCTAG
- the CD300LG gene encoding CMRF35-like molecule 9 isoform X1: MRPLLMLWGCLVLPGYGSVVDPKEISGFEGDTVSLQCTYEEQLKKNQKYWCREAGLFISRCTGTVFSGEYGQEGRVSVHDNPQENRFTVILRNLTLKDMGKYWCGVKRLGFDKTMSVSLLVFPGTSLHPAASPFARISPHPATSPYAGTSLHSATSPPAGISQPATQLDSTSTQDTSFVPSSSSKSRVSIPLIRILAPVLVLLALLLATGLAALGNYMFQRREKAQLASETQKKDKIHLSHLALGNSWVPESAVIKLAEPTGPPASPEPSASSNTEIWCLSQTSEDDEASWRDPKGDMTPASTLPMSGDEPGFSKFSSV, from the exons GTTACGGATCGGTGGTGGACCCGAAGGAGATCAGTGGCTTCGAAGGTGACACCGTGTCCCTGCAATGCACCTATGAGGAGCAGCTAAAGAAGAACCAGAAGTACTGGTGCCGCGAGGCTGGGCTCTTCATCTCCCGCTGCACTGGGactgtcttctctggagaatacGGCCAGGAAGGAAGGGTGTCGGTCCACGACAACCCGCAGGAGAACAGGTTCACGGTCATCCTGAGGAACCTCACCCTGAAGGACATGGGGAAGTACTGGTGTGGGGTCAAAAGACTGGGCTTCGATAAGACTATGTCAGTCTCTCTGCTTGTCTTTCCAG GGACCTCTCTCCACCCAGCAGCTTCTCCATTTGCAAGGATCTCTCCTCACCCAGCAACCTCTCCGTACGCAGGGACCTCTCTTCACTCAGCAACCTCTCCTCCTGCAGGGATCTCCCAGCCAGCCACACAACTGGACTCCACCTCAACACAGGACACCAGTTTTGTCCCCAGCAGCAGCTCCAAGTCCAG GGTGTCCATCCCACTGATCCGGATCTTGGCCCCAGTCCTGGTGCTGCTAGCCCTTCTGCTGGCCACAGGCCTGGCCGCCCTCGGCAACTACATGTTTCAACGGAGAGAAAAAG cTCAACTGGCCTCGGAGACACAGAAGAAGGACAAGATCCATCTCTCCCACTTG GCGCTGGGGAACAGCTGGGTCCCGGAGTCCGCTGTGATCAAGCTTGCAGAGCCCACTGGGCCTCCTGCCAGCCCCGAGCCCTCCGCCAGCTCCAACACGGAGATCTGGTGCCTGAGCCAG ACTTCAGAAGATGACGAAGCCTCTTGGCGGGACCCTAAGGGAGACATGACCCCAGCCTCTACCCTCCCCATGTCGGGGGACGAGCCGGGCTTTTCAAAGTTCAGCTCAGTCTAG
- the CD300LG gene encoding CMRF35-like molecule 9 isoform X6 yields the protein MRPLLMLWGCLVLPGYGSVVDPKEISGFEGDTVSLQCTYEEQLKKNQKYWCREAGLFISRCTGTVFSGEYGQEGRVSVHDNPQENRFTVILRNLTLKDMGKYWCGVKRLGFDKTMSVSLLVFPGTSLHSATSPPAGISQPATQLDSTSTQDTSFVPSSSSKSRVSIPLIRILAPVLVLLALLLATGLAALGNYMFQRREKAQLASETQKKDKIHLSHLTSEDDEASWRDPKGDMTPASTLPMSGDEPGFSKFSSV from the exons GTTACGGATCGGTGGTGGACCCGAAGGAGATCAGTGGCTTCGAAGGTGACACCGTGTCCCTGCAATGCACCTATGAGGAGCAGCTAAAGAAGAACCAGAAGTACTGGTGCCGCGAGGCTGGGCTCTTCATCTCCCGCTGCACTGGGactgtcttctctggagaatacGGCCAGGAAGGAAGGGTGTCGGTCCACGACAACCCGCAGGAGAACAGGTTCACGGTCATCCTGAGGAACCTCACCCTGAAGGACATGGGGAAGTACTGGTGTGGGGTCAAAAGACTGGGCTTCGATAAGACTATGTCAGTCTCTCTGCTTGTCTTTCCAG GGACCTCTCTTCACTCAGCAACCTCTCCTCCTGCAGGGATCTCCCAGCCAGCCACACAACTGGACTCCACCTCAACACAGGACACCAGTTTTGTCCCCAGCAGCAGCTCCAAGTCCAG GGTGTCCATCCCACTGATCCGGATCTTGGCCCCAGTCCTGGTGCTGCTAGCCCTTCTGCTGGCCACAGGCCTGGCCGCCCTCGGCAACTACATGTTTCAACGGAGAGAAAAAG cTCAACTGGCCTCGGAGACACAGAAGAAGGACAAGATCCATCTCTCCCACTTG ACTTCAGAAGATGACGAAGCCTCTTGGCGGGACCCTAAGGGAGACATGACCCCAGCCTCTACCCTCCCCATGTCGGGGGACGAGCCGGGCTTTTCAAAGTTCAGCTCAGTCTAG
- the CD300LG gene encoding CMRF35-like molecule 9 isoform X4 has translation MRPLLMLWGCLVLPGYGSVVDPKEISGFEGDTVSLQCTYEEQLKKNQKYWCREAGLFISRCTGTVFSGEYGQEGRVSVHDNPQENRFTVILRNLTLKDMGKYWCGVKRLGFDKTMSVSLLVFPGTSLHPAASPFARISPHPATSPYAGTSLHSATSPPAGISQPATQLDSTSTQDTSFVPSSSSKSRVSIPLIRILAPVLVLLALLLATGLAALGNYMFQRREKAQLASETQKKDKIHLSHLTSEDDEASWRDPKGDMTPASTLPMSGDEPGFSKFSSV, from the exons GTTACGGATCGGTGGTGGACCCGAAGGAGATCAGTGGCTTCGAAGGTGACACCGTGTCCCTGCAATGCACCTATGAGGAGCAGCTAAAGAAGAACCAGAAGTACTGGTGCCGCGAGGCTGGGCTCTTCATCTCCCGCTGCACTGGGactgtcttctctggagaatacGGCCAGGAAGGAAGGGTGTCGGTCCACGACAACCCGCAGGAGAACAGGTTCACGGTCATCCTGAGGAACCTCACCCTGAAGGACATGGGGAAGTACTGGTGTGGGGTCAAAAGACTGGGCTTCGATAAGACTATGTCAGTCTCTCTGCTTGTCTTTCCAG GGACCTCTCTCCACCCAGCAGCTTCTCCATTTGCAAGGATCTCTCCTCACCCAGCAACCTCTCCGTACGCAGGGACCTCTCTTCACTCAGCAACCTCTCCTCCTGCAGGGATCTCCCAGCCAGCCACACAACTGGACTCCACCTCAACACAGGACACCAGTTTTGTCCCCAGCAGCAGCTCCAAGTCCAG GGTGTCCATCCCACTGATCCGGATCTTGGCCCCAGTCCTGGTGCTGCTAGCCCTTCTGCTGGCCACAGGCCTGGCCGCCCTCGGCAACTACATGTTTCAACGGAGAGAAAAAG cTCAACTGGCCTCGGAGACACAGAAGAAGGACAAGATCCATCTCTCCCACTTG ACTTCAGAAGATGACGAAGCCTCTTGGCGGGACCCTAAGGGAGACATGACCCCAGCCTCTACCCTCCCCATGTCGGGGGACGAGCCGGGCTTTTCAAAGTTCAGCTCAGTCTAG
- the CD300LG gene encoding CMRF35-like molecule 9 isoform X5: MRPLLMLWGCLVLPGYGSVVDPKEISGFEGDTVSLQCTYEEQLKKNQKYWCREAGLFISRCTGTVFSGEYGQEGRVSVHDNPQENRFTVILRNLTLKDMGKYWCGVKRLGFDKTMSVSLLVFPGTSLHPAASPFARISPHPATSPYAGTSLHSATSPPAGISQPATQLDSTSTQDTSFVPSSSSKSRVSIPLIRILAPVLVLLALLLATGLAALGNYMFQRREKAQLASETQKKDKIHLSHLVRKEAGPSSDAPEARSQDSP, from the exons GTTACGGATCGGTGGTGGACCCGAAGGAGATCAGTGGCTTCGAAGGTGACACCGTGTCCCTGCAATGCACCTATGAGGAGCAGCTAAAGAAGAACCAGAAGTACTGGTGCCGCGAGGCTGGGCTCTTCATCTCCCGCTGCACTGGGactgtcttctctggagaatacGGCCAGGAAGGAAGGGTGTCGGTCCACGACAACCCGCAGGAGAACAGGTTCACGGTCATCCTGAGGAACCTCACCCTGAAGGACATGGGGAAGTACTGGTGTGGGGTCAAAAGACTGGGCTTCGATAAGACTATGTCAGTCTCTCTGCTTGTCTTTCCAG GGACCTCTCTCCACCCAGCAGCTTCTCCATTTGCAAGGATCTCTCCTCACCCAGCAACCTCTCCGTACGCAGGGACCTCTCTTCACTCAGCAACCTCTCCTCCTGCAGGGATCTCCCAGCCAGCCACACAACTGGACTCCACCTCAACACAGGACACCAGTTTTGTCCCCAGCAGCAGCTCCAAGTCCAG GGTGTCCATCCCACTGATCCGGATCTTGGCCCCAGTCCTGGTGCTGCTAGCCCTTCTGCTGGCCACAGGCCTGGCCGCCCTCGGCAACTACATGTTTCAACGGAGAGAAAAAG cTCAACTGGCCTCGGAGACACAGAAGAAGGACAAGATCCATCTCTCCCACTTGGTAAGGAAGGAGGCAGGCCCAAGCTCAGATGCCCCTGAGGCCAGAAGTCAAGATTCACCCTGA
- the CD300LG gene encoding CMRF35-like molecule 9 isoform X8, with the protein MRPLLMLWGCLVLPGYGSVVDPKEISGFEGDTVSLQCTYEEQLKKNQKYWCREAGLFISRCTGTVFSGEYGQEGRVSVHDNPQENRFTVILRNLTLKDMGKYWCGVKRLGFDKTMSVSLLVFPGTSLHPAASPFARISPHPATSPYAGTSLHSATSPPAGISQPATQLDSTSTQDTSFVPSSSSKSRVSIPLIRILAPVLVLLALLLATGLAALGNYMFQRREKVSAGSDLV; encoded by the exons GTTACGGATCGGTGGTGGACCCGAAGGAGATCAGTGGCTTCGAAGGTGACACCGTGTCCCTGCAATGCACCTATGAGGAGCAGCTAAAGAAGAACCAGAAGTACTGGTGCCGCGAGGCTGGGCTCTTCATCTCCCGCTGCACTGGGactgtcttctctggagaatacGGCCAGGAAGGAAGGGTGTCGGTCCACGACAACCCGCAGGAGAACAGGTTCACGGTCATCCTGAGGAACCTCACCCTGAAGGACATGGGGAAGTACTGGTGTGGGGTCAAAAGACTGGGCTTCGATAAGACTATGTCAGTCTCTCTGCTTGTCTTTCCAG GGACCTCTCTCCACCCAGCAGCTTCTCCATTTGCAAGGATCTCTCCTCACCCAGCAACCTCTCCGTACGCAGGGACCTCTCTTCACTCAGCAACCTCTCCTCCTGCAGGGATCTCCCAGCCAGCCACACAACTGGACTCCACCTCAACACAGGACACCAGTTTTGTCCCCAGCAGCAGCTCCAAGTCCAG GGTGTCCATCCCACTGATCCGGATCTTGGCCCCAGTCCTGGTGCTGCTAGCCCTTCTGCTGGCCACAGGCCTGGCCGCCCTCGGCAACTACATGTTTCAACGGAGAGAAAAAG TCTCTGCAGGTTCTGACCTCGTGTGA